A genomic stretch from Etheostoma spectabile isolate EspeVRDwgs_2016 unplaced genomic scaffold, UIUC_Espe_1.0 scaffold00006964, whole genome shotgun sequence includes:
- the LOC116678309 gene encoding olfactory receptor 11A1-like, with protein sequence MNSSYVSYFTLAAYFDTGGFKYLYFLLILSLYVFIVCANVLLVVVICVNRSLHEPMYLFLVSLFVNELYGSTGLFPFLLVQILSDIHTVSAPFCFLQIYCGYTYCGVEFTNLAVMSYDRYLSICYPLQYHTHMTSNKVAVLITITWSLPFFGVFVTTALSASLQLCGNIINKVYCDNYYIIKLACYHPLINNVYELVAVFLTVCVPVCVILYTYMRILKVCFSGSKQTRQKAVSTCTPHLASLINFFFGSLFQMLQSRFNTSSVPNMLEIFLSLYFLTCQPIFNPVMYGLNMSKIRLMCQSLLSRSVLGGCCNFSHRSGPGPLSR encoded by the coding sequence ATGAACTCTTCATATGTTTCATATTTCACCCTTGCTGCTTACTTTGACACCGGAGGTTTTAAATACTTATATTTCCTGCTGATTTTGTCCTTATATGTGTTCATAGTGTGTGCCAATGTGCTGCTGGTTGTGGTTATCTGTGTGAACAGGAGCTTACATGAACCTATGTACCTTTTTCTGGTCAGCCTGTTTGTAAATGAACTGTATGGTAGTACAGGGTTGTTTCCATTCCTTCTGGTTCAGATCCTCTCGGACATTCACACTGTTTCTGCTCCCTTCTGCTTCCTGCAGATTTATTGTGGGTATACATATTGTGGTGTAGAGTTTACTAACCTAGCCGTCATGTCTTATGACAGATATCTTTCCATCTGTTATCCTCTGCAATATCACACTCATATGACCTCTAATAAGGTGGCTGTGCTTATCACTATAACGTGgtctcttcctttttttggtgtttttgtcacaacagCATTGAGTGCCTCCTTACAGCTGTGTGGGAACATCATTAATAAGGTTTACTGTGATAACTATTACATCATAAAACTGGCTTGCTATCACCCCTTAATTAATAATGTGTATGAACtcgttgctgtttttttaacagtctgTGTCCCTGTATGTGTGATCCTCTACACTTACATGAGGAtccttaaagtgtgtttttctggttcTAAGCAGACGAGACAGAAAGCTGTCAGCACCTGCACCCCCCACCTCGCTTCCCTCATCAACTTTTTCTTTGGTtctttatttcaaatgttacagAGCAGGTTCAATACGAGCAGTGTACCCAACATGTTAGAAATATTTCTGTCTTTGTATTTTCTGACGTGCCAACCGATCTTTAACCCTGTAATGTACGGCCTCAACATGTCCAAAATACGCCTCATGTGTCAAAGTCTGCTGTCTCGTTCTGTGCTGGGAGGTTGCTGTAATTTCTCTCATCGTTCAGGACCTGGCCCGTTATCAAGATAG